In the genome of Primulina tabacum isolate GXHZ01 chromosome 13, ASM2559414v2, whole genome shotgun sequence, the window acccattgttaggcatgcttattttgatttggtttcctagactatgaaacctattgttatgaattttatgcatgatattaTGCTTGATGATTTATattgtatatatgtatgtatacatgttttatactgagatttattctcaccggagtatcgggctgttgtcttgttttgtatgtgtgcatgacaacaggtgggacaggatcggggtcaagaagatgatgagagaagatgagttagagtggtgatgccggacttattgtagacttggtttaatacttgagatttagtagttgaaccttcgattagtttgaactagaagcaggttgcacaagatttgtattattatactggtttgtataatagattgatgcctttaccttccgcattttaaagaaaaaaattttagaccctgtttatcttaatcgataattaaatcccaaagatgactaagaaaatgattagcgttcgggtccccacacttgGGACGTGCCACATTGCTACTTTTTCACTCCATTtcattcagatttttttttgCAAGGATATGGTTGAAACCCTCCATGGATGAAAGCTTCAAGTTCCTTTCTCATTTTTCAAGTTTCATTGAGATGATCCAACCATAATTACATGAAATTGAATTTAGATTCTTGCTTCTCAACTCAAGGGTTTCAAGGTGAggtaaaattcatcatttttcaGCATGTTTCGAAATCTATATGATGGAGGAAttgtgattttattagagatatatgttcttgagtAGCTAGAGATCATAACgccgtaaacggatcgattattggatgtcgtatgcaatttgtgtaaaattccagcatgtTGGCCGAAACTAGATGGTGCAGAATTATTGTGTTTTGGCTTGGCATTCCAGATTTGGTGTGGATAGCCTTAAGTTCGAATGTGTAGCTCCAACCTTGGATAGAAGAATGAGCAATATTTCCTAATGTTCTTGTTGACCGAGAAGAGTTGAGCAAGATTGTGTAAAGTGTGATAGCATCCAAGAaccgaaaagaaaggtataattcatgttgattcgggaagatacaactcgaattagatttgatcTAATCTAGAGACAATGACAAATCAAACTGCTATGTGTTGCTGAAAGCGCCGCCTCGGGGTATGCATAACATGAATTTGCTTGAAGAGGAAGCCTATACATCATCCACACCTCTTGATGTGTCCACACTTGAGATTAACATTACAGAGAAAGAATCGCATGCCAGAAATGAGTGTGAGGGAATTGACGTGACTGATCCGTGATTGAAAATTTCGATTATAGATTTTATAGTTAATTTAAAAGGTTCCATTGCACTTTATTTATTGTTGCAATATATTtgtctattttatttttattttcaccgAATTATCGTGTTATATTACATGTTTGACTATATCTTCACATACAGCATTAAAAAATGAGCAGATTGGGCCAAAAAAGAAGCAAGGTATCTGTTGATGAAGTTCAGGTGatgttttgttattttgttaattttggtttattttaattttaataaagtcTTAATTATATGTGATAATATATCTTTGTGCTGTTTTTTAGGAAAATATAGCTAATAAGCTATTGAGAGTGAACTCCAACACTCCATCTAATTCACCGGAATATTTGCGTGATAAAGAGATAATTGATGACGccaaaaataataagaaaaaagGACGAGGTCCATCAAAGTTTAATTTGGTTAGTGGCCAACAACAGCCCAAAGATCTGGAACATAATGAGTTTGGACAGGAAATTGGAGATAATTCGGTGAAGTATGCCACTTTTCTAGGTTGCATGATAAAAGAATTTGTGCCATACACGTTAGGTCGATGGAATGACCTAGACGAGGAAATGAAGAATAAGACGTGGCTTTGTCTTCAGGTAATGCTTATCATTGTATTTTTATTCCTATTTTATAACaaaatgttgaaattttttttatgcttcTTAATGTGTAGTTGAACTATAAAGTTGAGGAGTGGGAGAAACATCCAATCTTTCAAAAGTTAGGTAAGTTGTGGCGTGATAGAAAGTCCAAACTCCAAATACTTATATGAGAAGTTGATGATGGTCAAGTGGCTTCACGAGATCTTTGTCTTTTGAAGCCCGAATTTATGGATCAAAACCAATGGGACTTGTTCGTAAAGAAGACACTATCACCACCATTTCAAGTAAGTATCAATTCattgttattgatttttttcTGCTGTTGTTTATTGTTGTTTGTGACAGTTTGTATTGTTCATTAATTTAGTTACACACTGATTTTTTTCGGTTGTTCTTGACCTGATGTTACTAAATTCTTAGTCCaattatcattttttatttagtcGGTGGATAGCTTCCCAgcaaataaattcacaaatccGAAGTGGTGAAGCACAAGATAGTGAGCACAACAGTATTTTTTAGTAATCATGTGACTAAtcaattatatatgaatatgttatatgtttttttcttttcagg includes:
- the LOC142523032 gene encoding uncharacterized protein LOC142523032; this encodes MSRLGQKRSKVSVDEVQENIANKLLRVNSNTPSNSPEYLRDKEIIDDAKNNKKKGRGPSKFNLVSGQQQPKDLEHNEFGQEIGDNSVKYATFLGCMIKEFVPYTLGRWNDLDEEMKNKTWLCLQLNYKVEEWEKHPIFQKLGKLWRDRKSKLQILI